The genomic stretch AAGGGAAGGTGGGTCGCGAAAGCGGTGCCGGCGTCATCCGCGCCCACCAGCGTGGCGAACGGCTCGGCCCGGATCAAGGCGTGGCACCAGGCGCGGTCGGAGACCTCGAAGTGCTTCGGGACGTACATGCGGCGGGCGGGCTACCCGCGGGGAAGCTCGATCGGCCGGCCGGGCGGGGTCTCGCGCGCGGCCTGTTCCCACTCGGTCTTGCGGTGGGCGAGAGCCTCGGCCGACACGAGGCCCTTCTCGGCCACGATCCGCTCGAGGGCCGCGAGCCAGTGCTCGTAGTAGGTCAGGCCGAGGTCGGGGTCGCCGTGGGCCTGAGCCCGTTTGATCTCGG from Candidatus Methylomirabilota bacterium encodes the following:
- a CDS encoding nitrile hydratase accessory protein; the protein is MTTSTPPDARRAPDLPALPRDEAGPVFRAPWEAQAFAMAVSLHEAGHFTWAEWAERLAAEIKRAQAHGDPDLGLTYYEHWLAALERIVAEKGLVSAEALAHRKTEWEQAARETPPGRPIELPRG